A single Fibrobacter succinogenes DNA region contains:
- a CDS encoding 2-C-methyl-D-erythritol 4-phosphate cytidylyltransferase, whose amino-acid sequence MKNYVVLLAGGVGKRMGGDIPKQFMEVDGKPIIVYSIENFQKNPQIEKIVVVCVKDWIDHLRELIAKYALTKVEWIVEGGNTGHDSIRNGVFFLKDKIDADDFIIVHDAVRPILPQKAIDEVLRVAHENGNASSSIACHPPIVYTEDGKSGITDVDREHVMLTASPQVYKYSLALKCYEKAEKENKHDFTFTSSLLIHYGERVYFAKGTTSNIKVTKKEDLALFGALLKVPEELLFS is encoded by the coding sequence ATGAAAAACTATGTGGTATTATTGGCCGGTGGCGTTGGCAAAAGAATGGGAGGAGACATTCCCAAGCAATTTATGGAAGTTGATGGAAAACCAATCATTGTTTATTCCATTGAAAACTTCCAGAAAAATCCACAGATTGAAAAAATTGTGGTTGTATGCGTTAAGGATTGGATTGATCATCTACGCGAGTTGATTGCAAAATACGCACTTACTAAGGTTGAATGGATTGTCGAAGGTGGCAATACTGGTCACGATTCCATAAGAAACGGCGTTTTTTTCTTGAAAGACAAAATTGATGCTGATGATTTTATAATTGTTCATGACGCTGTAAGGCCGATTCTTCCTCAAAAAGCGATTGACGAAGTTCTTCGTGTAGCTCACGAAAACGGCAATGCGTCTTCGTCGATAGCATGCCATCCGCCAATCGTTTATACGGAAGACGGAAAATCTGGCATTACAGATGTTGATAGGGAGCACGTTATGCTTACCGCCTCGCCTCAGGTGTACAAGTATTCCTTGGCTTTAAAATGCTATGAAAAAGCCGAAAAAGAAAACAAGCATGATTTCACATTTACAAGCTCACTGCTTATTCACTATGGTGAACGCGTGTATTTTGCCAAAGGGACGACTAGTAACATCAAGGTTACTAAAAAAGAAGATTTGGCCTTATTCGGAGCTTTGTTAAAAGTACCCGAAGAACTGCTGTTTAGCTGA
- a CDS encoding phosphorylcholine transferase LicD, whose product MSEEVNVKKLQSIELEALLSIDAVCSKLGIKYFLVGGTLLGAVRHKGFIPWDDDIDIGMLRKDYEIFIDKAQKFLPQNLFVQNYKTDSEVPFNYTKIRDSRTTFIETCVKNVKMNHGVFIDVFPIDYYPENRIWGTLKNLLFVFIAQRFYSIYFFEKKLHHTFLRKIANFFLSVIFKKTKQAVVAREFIIKSGKKSKLMRNYNGAWGRREIVPAECFDDFVRLEFEGYQLMAPAAYDLYLRHIYGNYMTLPPVEKRISHHYTDKIDLENPYTNYQK is encoded by the coding sequence ATGAGTGAAGAAGTAAATGTGAAAAAATTACAATCAATAGAGCTAGAAGCTTTATTAAGCATTGATGCGGTATGCAGCAAACTTGGGATTAAATATTTCTTGGTCGGAGGTACTCTACTTGGTGCCGTTAGACACAAAGGATTTATTCCATGGGATGACGACATTGACATAGGAATGCTGAGAAAAGATTATGAGATCTTTATTGATAAAGCACAAAAATTCCTGCCCCAAAATCTTTTTGTGCAAAATTATAAAACTGACTCTGAAGTTCCTTTTAATTATACGAAAATAAGGGATTCTAGAACAACTTTTATCGAAACCTGTGTGAAAAATGTTAAGATGAATCATGGAGTGTTCATAGATGTATTTCCGATAGATTATTATCCAGAAAATAGAATTTGGGGAACTTTAAAAAACCTTCTTTTTGTTTTTATTGCGCAAAGGTTTTACAGCATCTATTTTTTTGAAAAAAAATTGCACCATACATTTTTGAGAAAAATTGCAAATTTTTTCTTGTCTGTCATCTTCAAAAAAACAAAACAAGCTGTTGTTGCAAGGGAATTTATTATTAAATCAGGAAAAAAATCAAAATTGATGAGAAACTATAATGGTGCTTGGGGCCGTAGAGAAATCGTTCCTGCAGAATGTTTTGATGATTTTGTGAGACTTGAATTTGAAGGGTATCAATTGATGGCCCCGGCAGCATACGATCTTTATTTAAGACATATTTATGGAAATTATATGACTTTACCGCCTGTTGAAAAAAGAATTTCGCATCATTATACAGACAAAATTGATTTAGAAAATCCCTATACAAATTATCAGAAATAA
- a CDS encoding thiamine pyrophosphate-binding protein, translating into MIFESKYKKPILLVGNGVRTAGAVDLVHEFAQKTNIPLLTTMNGVDLAQDDLRIGFIGTHGNRVANMILNECDLIVSVGARLGIRQVGRVTKNFAPKADLVRCDIDEYELSRNIKANEKKYHTDACDFMRMLMNESVPDYSEWKKQCLEAKQFLSAYDKQLGNMAVEKIASLLPENPNVSIDVGMHQCWCAQSLVLKGHEGRIHISGGYGTMGCGLPFAIGSCIASKKKPVYCIAGDGGFQMNIQELETVHRENLPIKIFILNNKVLGKISETQHFNHDDRFAATAVSGGYTVPEFTKVAKAYGIRAAKLESYEALDEYARWIADNEPCLFDISLPEASFLTPKIKFETGVINPKLDESIVMQVKAILGR; encoded by the coding sequence ATGATTTTTGAATCGAAATATAAAAAGCCCATTTTATTGGTCGGTAATGGCGTTCGTACAGCTGGGGCTGTAGACTTGGTCCATGAATTTGCTCAGAAGACAAATATTCCCTTACTTACAACGATGAATGGCGTTGATTTGGCTCAGGATGATTTGCGTATCGGCTTTATTGGTACACACGGGAATCGTGTGGCAAACATGATTCTTAACGAATGCGACTTGATCGTTTCTGTCGGAGCGCGTCTTGGAATTCGTCAGGTAGGACGAGTTACTAAGAACTTTGCTCCCAAGGCAGACCTAGTTCGTTGTGATATTGACGAATATGAACTCAGTCGAAACATAAAGGCAAATGAGAAAAAATATCATACAGATGCATGCGATTTCATGCGTATGCTGATGAATGAATCCGTTCCGGATTACTCCGAATGGAAAAAGCAATGCTTAGAGGCAAAGCAGTTTTTGTCGGCATACGATAAACAGCTTGGTAACATGGCCGTCGAAAAGATTGCATCATTGTTACCTGAAAATCCAAATGTTTCTATAGATGTCGGCATGCATCAATGTTGGTGCGCTCAGTCTCTTGTTTTAAAAGGACATGAAGGGCGAATTCATATCAGTGGTGGGTACGGAACAATGGGATGTGGCTTACCATTTGCTATTGGTTCTTGCATAGCCTCAAAAAAGAAGCCAGTCTATTGCATTGCTGGCGATGGTGGTTTTCAGATGAACATTCAAGAACTAGAAACTGTTCATAGAGAAAATCTGCCTATCAAGATATTTATTCTCAACAACAAGGTCTTGGGCAAAATTAGCGAAACTCAGCATTTTAATCATGATGATAGATTTGCCGCAACGGCAGTAAGTGGCGGATATACTGTTCCCGAATTTACGAAAGTTGCTAAAGCCTACGGAATCCGTGCGGCAAAATTGGAATCTTATGAGGCGTTGGATGAATATGCCAGATGGATTGCAGATAATGAACCATGTTTGTTCGATATTTCACTTCCAGAAGCAAGCTTCTTGACTCCCAAAATCAAGTTTGAAACAGGTGTGATTAACCCGAAATTAGATGAATCAATAGTTATGCAGGTAAAGGCTATTTTGGGAAGGTAG
- a CDS encoding UDP-N-acetyl glucosamine 2-epimerase, whose product MNIKTDYSNIKFADNGKLKLLIIVGTRPEIIRLAAVIDKCRKYFDCILAHTGQNYDYNLNGVFFKDLSLKDPEVYMDAVGDDLGATVGNIINCSYKLMVACKPDALLILGDTNSCLSAIAAKRLHVPIFHMEAGNRCKDECLPEETNRRIVDIISDVNMAYSEHARRYLADCGLPKERTYVTGSPMAEVLHKNLAQIEASDIHARLGLEKGKYILLSAHREENIDTEKNFTSLFTAINKMAEKYDMPILYSCHPRSRNRLAASGFKLDKRVIQHEPLGFHDYNCLQMNAFAVVSDSGTLPEESSFFTSVGHPFPAICIRTSTERPEALDKACFFIAGIDEKSLLQAVDTAVTMNTNGDYGIPVPDYIEENVSTKVVKIIQSYTGIVDKMVWRKG is encoded by the coding sequence ATGAATATAAAGACAGATTATAGCAATATAAAATTCGCCGACAACGGCAAGCTGAAACTTTTGATTATCGTGGGCACTCGCCCAGAAATCATCCGCCTCGCGGCGGTCATCGACAAGTGCCGTAAGTACTTCGACTGCATCCTCGCACACACCGGCCAAAACTACGATTACAACCTGAACGGCGTCTTCTTCAAGGACTTGAGCCTCAAGGATCCCGAAGTTTACATGGATGCCGTCGGTGACGACCTCGGCGCAACCGTTGGCAACATCATCAATTGCAGCTACAAGCTCATGGTCGCTTGCAAACCCGACGCATTGCTAATTCTCGGCGATACCAACAGTTGCCTTTCTGCTATCGCAGCAAAGCGCCTGCACGTTCCGATTTTCCACATGGAAGCCGGCAACCGCTGCAAGGATGAATGCCTGCCCGAAGAAACCAACCGTCGCATCGTGGACATCATCAGCGATGTGAACATGGCTTACTCTGAACACGCTCGCCGCTACCTCGCAGACTGCGGACTCCCCAAGGAACGCACGTATGTGACCGGCAGCCCCATGGCCGAAGTCCTGCACAAGAACCTCGCGCAAATCGAAGCCAGCGACATTCACGCCCGCCTTGGCCTCGAAAAGGGCAAGTACATTTTGCTCAGCGCCCACCGCGAAGAAAACATCGACACCGAGAAGAACTTCACGAGCCTTTTTACCGCCATCAACAAGATGGCCGAAAAGTACGACATGCCGATTCTGTACAGTTGCCACCCGCGCAGCCGTAACCGCCTCGCCGCCTCGGGCTTCAAACTCGACAAGCGCGTGATTCAGCACGAACCTCTCGGATTCCACGACTACAACTGCTTGCAGATGAACGCATTCGCCGTCGTGAGCGACAGCGGCACGCTCCCCGAAGAAAGCTCCTTCTTCACAAGCGTCGGCCACCCGTTCCCGGCAATCTGCATTCGAACAAGCACGGAACGCCCCGAAGCGCTTGACAAGGCCTGCTTCTTCATCGCCGGCATCGATGAAAAGTCCCTCTTGCAGGCTGTCGACACCGCCGTCACGATGAACACCAACGGCGACTACGGAATCCCCGTGCCAGACTACATCGAAGAAAACGTCAGCACGAAGGTCGTGAAGATCATCCAGAGCTACACCGGCATCGTCGATAAAATGGTGTGGCGAAAGGGGTAG
- a CDS encoding capsular polysaccharide biosynthesis protein CapF produces the protein MNILVTGAKGFVGRNLVAALKNIRDGKDRTRGDLIIGDIYEYDIDSSLAELDEACAHADFVFNLAGVNRPKDNSEFMAGNFGFASDLLETLKRHKNLCPVMLSSSIQATLAGRFGNSEYGRSKKAGEELFFEYSKETGARVLVYRFPNLFGKWCRPNYNSAVATFCNNIANDLPIQVNDPNVDMELLYIDDLVEEMIAALKGLEHYCTFDGINVVPCSRHCEERSDEAIYCHVPTVHKIKLGAIVDLLNKFHDQPNTLVMPEIPNNSFEKKLYSTYLSYLPKEKVSFPLKMNVDARGSFTELLKTVNCGQFSVNVSKPGITKGEHWHHSKWEFFIVVSGRALIQERKIGTDEIMEFEVSGDKIEAVHMLPGYTHNIINLSQTENLVTVMWANESFDPNHPDTFGEKVVKS, from the coding sequence ATGAACATTCTCGTTACTGGAGCCAAGGGTTTCGTCGGCCGCAACTTGGTGGCTGCACTTAAGAATATCCGCGATGGCAAGGACCGCACGCGCGGAGATTTGATCATTGGTGATATCTACGAATACGACATTGATTCTTCTTTGGCTGAACTGGATGAGGCCTGTGCCCATGCAGATTTCGTATTCAATTTGGCTGGAGTAAATCGCCCCAAAGATAATAGCGAATTTATGGCTGGAAACTTTGGCTTTGCAAGCGACCTTCTAGAAACGCTCAAACGCCACAAGAATTTGTGCCCGGTAATGCTCAGCAGCAGCATTCAGGCAACACTCGCAGGCCGTTTTGGCAACAGCGAATACGGTCGTAGCAAAAAAGCTGGCGAAGAACTATTCTTTGAATACAGCAAAGAAACTGGCGCACGCGTGCTTGTGTATCGTTTCCCGAACCTGTTCGGCAAATGGTGCCGTCCGAATTACAACAGTGCCGTAGCGACATTCTGCAACAATATCGCGAACGACTTGCCGATTCAGGTAAACGACCCGAACGTGGACATGGAACTCCTTTACATCGATGACCTCGTCGAAGAAATGATTGCCGCCCTGAAAGGTCTGGAACATTACTGCACCTTTGACGGAATCAATGTTGTGCCTTGCTCACGTCATTGCGAGGAGCGTAGCGACGAAGCAATCTATTGCCATGTCCCGACAGTCCACAAGATTAAGCTCGGTGCCATCGTAGATTTGCTGAATAAGTTCCACGACCAGCCGAACACTCTCGTGATGCCCGAAATCCCGAACAACAGTTTCGAGAAAAAGCTTTACTCCACCTACCTGAGCTACTTGCCCAAGGAAAAGGTGTCATTCCCGCTCAAGATGAACGTAGATGCTCGCGGTAGTTTTACCGAACTTTTGAAGACGGTAAATTGCGGCCAGTTCAGCGTGAACGTGTCTAAGCCGGGAATCACCAAGGGTGAACACTGGCACCACAGCAAGTGGGAATTCTTTATTGTAGTGAGCGGCCGTGCCCTGATTCAGGAACGCAAGATTGGCACGGACGAAATCATGGAATTCGAAGTCAGCGGCGATAAAATTGAAGCGGTGCATATGCTCCCCGGTTACACGCACAACATCATTAACCTCTCGCAAACCGAAAACCTCGTGACAGTCATGTGGGCGAACGAATCCTTTGACCCGAACCATCCCGATACTTTTGGGGAGAAAGTGGTGAAATCGTGA
- a CDS encoding thiamine pyrophosphate-binding protein, protein MNCSEYLVDFLIEHGVTDVFGYAGGYIVPFMDALYKRKDEITTHVCYHEQGCALAADGFARTTGKLGVYFTTSGPGAVNGLGGLADAWFDGFPIMGICGNVPTNEMKGFSGIRQNGFQEMELVSMTRSITKYSVTANTSEGFVDIVSRAYNMALLGRKGGVIIDFPLDIQQALISKED, encoded by the coding sequence ATGAACTGCTCTGAATATTTGGTGGATTTTCTGATTGAACATGGTGTAACCGATGTATTTGGTTACGCTGGTGGCTATATTGTGCCCTTCATGGATGCACTTTATAAGCGCAAAGACGAAATAACTACGCATGTCTGCTATCATGAACAAGGGTGTGCCCTAGCTGCTGATGGTTTTGCAAGAACTACAGGAAAATTGGGTGTATATTTTACGACATCTGGCCCGGGCGCAGTCAATGGGCTTGGTGGACTTGCTGATGCATGGTTCGACGGATTCCCGATTATGGGTATTTGTGGAAATGTTCCGACAAATGAAATGAAGGGCTTTTCGGGTATTCGTCAAAATGGATTCCAGGAAATGGAACTTGTTTCCATGACAAGGAGCATCACTAAATATTCTGTTACAGCTAACACGAGTGAAGGATTTGTCGATATTGTAAGTAGAGCATATAACATGGCTTTGCTAGGGCGTAAGGGAGGCGTTATTATCGATTTTCCGTTAGATATTCAACAAGCTCTCATTTCAAAGGAGGACTAG
- a CDS encoding polysaccharide biosynthesis protein — protein MSNSIFCGKTLLITGGTGSFGNAVLNRFLKTDIGEIRIFSRDEKKQDDMRHEFQAKMPDVADKIKFYIGDVRDLASVKNAMHEVDYIFHAAALKQVPSCEFFPLEAVKTNVFGTDNVLTAAIEEGVKNVVCLSTDKAAYPVNAMGTSKAMMEKVIVAKSRTVSPEKTKICCTRYGNVMCSRGSVIPLWIDQIRAGQPITITEGSMTRFIMSLDEAVDLVLFAFENGVSGDILVQKAPACTIQTQAEAVCELFGGDKNAIKVIGIRHGEKMYETLLTNEECAHAIDLGNFYRVPCDKRGLNYDKYFSKGDTERNTLTEFNSSNTKLLNVEQVKEKLLSLQYIREELAKAGK, from the coding sequence ATGTCAAATTCCATTTTCTGTGGCAAAACGCTTTTGATTACCGGCGGTACGGGGAGTTTCGGTAACGCTGTTCTTAATCGTTTTTTGAAGACCGATATTGGCGAAATCCGCATTTTCAGCCGCGACGAAAAAAAACAAGACGACATGCGTCATGAATTTCAGGCAAAAATGCCAGATGTGGCCGATAAAATCAAGTTCTACATAGGCGATGTGCGCGACCTCGCCAGCGTCAAGAATGCCATGCACGAAGTGGACTACATTTTCCATGCAGCAGCCCTCAAGCAAGTACCGAGCTGCGAATTTTTCCCTCTCGAAGCTGTTAAGACGAACGTGTTCGGTACGGATAACGTGTTGACCGCTGCCATCGAAGAAGGCGTCAAGAATGTGGTGTGCTTGAGCACCGACAAGGCCGCCTACCCGGTGAACGCCATGGGAACCAGCAAGGCTATGATGGAAAAAGTCATTGTGGCAAAGTCCCGTACGGTGAGCCCCGAAAAAACGAAGATTTGCTGCACCCGTTACGGCAACGTGATGTGCAGTCGTGGTTCCGTGATTCCGCTATGGATTGACCAGATTCGCGCAGGTCAGCCAATTACCATTACCGAAGGTTCCATGACTCGATTCATCATGAGCCTTGACGAAGCTGTAGATTTGGTGCTGTTTGCATTCGAAAACGGCGTGAGTGGCGACATTCTGGTGCAGAAGGCTCCGGCTTGCACCATCCAGACCCAGGCAGAAGCTGTATGCGAACTCTTTGGCGGCGACAAGAACGCCATTAAGGTTATCGGCATCCGCCATGGCGAAAAGATGTACGAAACGCTCCTCACCAACGAAGAATGCGCCCACGCCATTGACCTGGGCAACTTCTACCGCGTGCCTTGTGACAAACGCGGCCTGAACTACGACAAGTATTTTAGCAAGGGAGACACAGAACGTAACACTCTCACCGAATTTAATTCTAGCAACACCAAACTTTTGAATGTTGAACAAGTTAAGGAAAAGTTGCTATCGCTCCAGTACATTCGCGAAGAACTCGCCAAGGCGGGTAAGTAA
- a CDS encoding peptidoglycan recognition family protein, protein MSTFTNSPLVAYVALSPNKTTIRTHAIDTITIHCTAGQMTVEQLGECFANKARKASSNYGIGLDGRIAMFVPESSRSWCSSNAANDHRAITIEVSSDAKSPYAVNDAAYASLIYLVADVCRRNGIAKLRWMHNKSLIGKCGEDGRLLQNLTMHKWFANKACPGAFLEERLFDIVAKVNCLI, encoded by the coding sequence ATGTCCACTTTTACCAATAGCCCCTTAGTGGCCTATGTTGCATTGTCGCCGAACAAGACGACAATACGTACACACGCCATCGATACAATAACTATTCATTGCACGGCAGGTCAAATGACGGTAGAACAGCTTGGCGAGTGCTTTGCCAACAAGGCCCGCAAGGCTTCGTCTAATTACGGAATCGGCTTGGATGGTCGTATTGCCATGTTTGTGCCGGAATCGTCCCGCAGCTGGTGCAGCAGCAATGCCGCGAATGATCATCGGGCTATCACCATCGAGGTGTCAAGCGATGCTAAATCGCCATATGCTGTAAATGATGCGGCCTATGCGTCCCTCATTTACCTTGTTGCTGATGTCTGCCGTCGAAACGGTATCGCTAAATTGCGCTGGATGCACAACAAGTCTTTGATAGGGAAGTGTGGCGAAGATGGAAGATTACTGCAAAACCTTACTATGCACAAATGGTTTGCGAACAAAGCCTGTCCGGGAGCTTTTTTAGAAGAGCGCTTGTTCGATATCGTCGCAAAGGTGAATTGCTTGATTTAA
- a CDS encoding PD-(D/E)XK nuclease family transposase, which translates to MNIKSFDDLDITDPIMFGLVFSNKHIAQPFIEHLLGIKIDHLETPVPEAVLSYDAEHKGVRYDVFARETNENGETIRSFDLEMQMVDTKELPQRARYYQSVDDGVALSKGGFYTNLKDQYIIFLSPKDIFKHGFPVYHFENRAREDSNITLGDRTFKNFYIFNKYEEFENPVVKAYMKYFATRNADSRETETIDDQVSYYKADTLIRNKYMTYEFDLHESKEEGKTEAKLEMVDAMLANPKLTDEDIAV; encoded by the coding sequence ATGAACATAAAATCTTTTGACGACCTTGACATCACCGACCCGATTATGTTCGGGCTCGTTTTTAGCAACAAGCACATCGCGCAGCCATTCATAGAGCACCTGCTGGGCATCAAAATCGATCACTTAGAAACGCCTGTCCCAGAGGCGGTTTTGAGCTACGATGCGGAACACAAGGGTGTTCGATATGATGTTTTCGCACGAGAAACGAACGAGAACGGAGAAACGATTCGTTCCTTTGATTTAGAGATGCAGATGGTCGATACCAAGGAACTCCCGCAACGAGCTAGATACTACCAAAGCGTGGATGATGGAGTAGCCCTTTCAAAAGGTGGCTTTTACACCAATCTTAAAGATCAATACATCATTTTTCTGTCCCCCAAGGACATTTTTAAGCATGGATTCCCAGTTTACCACTTCGAAAATAGGGCTAGAGAGGACTCCAACATCACCTTGGGCGACCGTACCTTTAAGAATTTTTATATATTTAATAAATACGAAGAGTTCGAGAATCCGGTTGTAAAAGCTTACATGAAGTATTTTGCGACAAGGAATGCAGACTCCCGTGAAACAGAAACCATCGATGACCAGGTATCTTATTACAAAGCCGACACTCTCATAAGGAACAAGTATATGACTTACGAATTTGACCTTCATGAAAGCAAGGAAGAAGGAAAGACTGAGGCCAAGCTCGAAATGGTCGATGCCATGCTAGCAAACCCTAAATTGACAGACGAAGATATCGCCGTGTAA
- a CDS encoding NAD-dependent epimerase/dehydratase family protein, which translates to MSLYSNKHYLEDVHSVVVLNLPWIKLQNKSILISGATGMIGSFLVDVLMEKNISENLNCTVYALGRNEGKLKLRFSKYADDARLVFVQYNIQEPLACSYLGNVDYVLHLASNTHPLLYSTDPIGTILTNMMGVKNMLDFSVKHHATRFAFASSNEMYGENRGDVDLFTEDYCGYINCNTLRAGYPESKRCGEALCQAYKAQKGLDIVIPRLTRTFGPTMSMSDTKAASQFIKKGVAGEDIVLKSKGTQFFSYTYVADAVSGLLTVLLCGENGEAYNIADESGDIMLKDFAAITADVCGKKVVFDIPDEVESAGYSKATKARLDGSKLRALGWKPMYGIRTGIERTINILKSIEC; encoded by the coding sequence ATGTCGCTATACTCAAATAAACATTATCTTGAAGATGTTCATTCTGTTGTGGTGTTGAATCTTCCTTGGATTAAGCTACAAAATAAATCCATTCTGATTTCAGGTGCAACAGGAATGATTGGGAGTTTTCTCGTTGATGTTCTGATGGAGAAAAATATTTCTGAAAATCTCAACTGCACTGTATACGCTCTTGGTCGAAATGAAGGCAAATTAAAATTACGCTTTTCAAAATATGCTGATGACGCTAGGCTAGTCTTTGTTCAATACAATATACAAGAACCTCTTGCTTGTTCTTATTTAGGCAATGTTGATTATGTTCTTCATCTAGCCTCCAATACACATCCATTGCTGTATTCAACGGATCCTATTGGCACGATTTTAACAAATATGATGGGTGTGAAGAACATGCTTGATTTTTCAGTTAAGCATCATGCAACTCGTTTTGCGTTTGCATCCTCCAATGAAATGTATGGCGAAAATCGTGGCGATGTTGATTTGTTTACCGAAGATTATTGCGGATACATCAACTGCAATACGCTTCGTGCCGGATATCCAGAATCCAAAAGATGCGGAGAGGCTCTTTGTCAAGCGTACAAGGCGCAAAAAGGGCTTGATATTGTCATACCTCGATTGACGCGAACTTTCGGCCCAACAATGTCTATGTCCGATACGAAGGCTGCTAGCCAATTCATAAAAAAAGGTGTCGCGGGAGAAGATATAGTTCTGAAATCTAAGGGAACTCAATTTTTCAGCTATACATATGTCGCTGATGCTGTAAGTGGCTTATTAACAGTTCTGTTGTGCGGAGAAAATGGCGAAGCATATAATATTGCAGACGAAAGCGGTGATATAATGCTTAAAGATTTCGCCGCAATTACAGCTGATGTTTGTGGGAAAAAAGTTGTATTTGACATTCCCGATGAAGTTGAATCTGCAGGCTACAGCAAGGCTACAAAGGCTAGGTTAGACGGTAGCAAACTTAGGGCTTTGGGATGGAAACCCATGTATGGTATCAGAACCGGAATTGAGAGGACTATCAACATTTTAAAATCAATAGAGTGTTAA
- a CDS encoding Rpn family recombination-promoting nuclease/putative transposase, giving the protein MSENQKTIEFTITTSRDQLVDKTIEEIKKHTYLDPLFDAAFKALLSDEEALVNFLNGVFHLKESNKIESVVIKNSEINVIFPAVKSFRLDIRATTSNGIHINVEMQKAKPDYFVDRVLLQHSAFMLQSKYEWDQLNFGNLPTNLTKEQRATREIHRYEVPPTYAIWICDFPISEQKNFRGDWAVRSKEGLTLSDKMMYILYDLTKFNKTFEKIVTAEDRWLYLLKHAGKAEKLPNFNDSVIAKAIHRILVNRASEKLIKDQANDMVWTEEELDRWALLEVRAEQKAIAKGHKQGLEQGLIQGLEQGRVEMALDMLSNNEPIEKIVKYSHLPESKILELKASLSGYATK; this is encoded by the coding sequence ATGTCTGAAAATCAAAAAACAATCGAATTTACCATTACAACTTCTCGTGATCAATTGGTTGACAAAACCATCGAAGAAATCAAGAAACACACTTATCTCGACCCGCTCTTTGATGCGGCATTCAAGGCTTTATTAAGCGATGAAGAAGCTCTAGTAAATTTCTTAAATGGAGTATTTCACCTAAAAGAGAGTAACAAAATTGAATCGGTAGTCATCAAGAATTCAGAAATCAACGTCATTTTTCCGGCAGTCAAGTCGTTCAGGCTCGATATCCGAGCGACAACCTCGAATGGCATTCACATTAATGTGGAGATGCAGAAAGCAAAACCCGACTATTTTGTCGATAGAGTCCTTTTGCAGCATAGCGCCTTTATGCTCCAAAGCAAATACGAATGGGACCAGCTGAATTTTGGAAATCTTCCTACCAATTTGACAAAAGAACAACGCGCTACACGCGAAATCCACCGTTACGAGGTCCCGCCAACCTACGCCATTTGGATTTGCGACTTTCCCATAAGCGAACAGAAAAATTTCCGTGGCGATTGGGCTGTCCGCAGCAAGGAGGGCTTGACGCTGAGCGACAAGATGATGTATATTCTATATGACCTGACGAAGTTCAACAAAACCTTCGAAAAAATCGTGACCGCAGAGGATCGCTGGCTTTACCTGCTCAAACACGCTGGCAAAGCAGAAAAACTCCCGAACTTCAACGATTCCGTTATTGCGAAGGCAATTCACAGGATCTTAGTGAACCGAGCGTCAGAAAAACTCATCAAGGACCAGGCTAACGATATGGTATGGACAGAAGAAGAATTGGATCGTTGGGCTTTACTAGAAGTTCGTGCCGAACAAAAGGCCATTGCAAAAGGACATAAACAAGGTCTTGAACAAGGGCTTATTCAAGGTCTTGAACAGGGACGAGTTGAAATGGCTCTCGATATGCTATCCAACAACGAACCTATCGAGAAAATTGTCAAGTACTCGCATCTGCCCGAAAGCAAGATTCTTGAGCTTAAGGCTTCATTGTCAGGCTATGCAACCAAGTAA